A window from Malania oleifera isolate guangnan ecotype guangnan chromosome 7, ASM2987363v1, whole genome shotgun sequence encodes these proteins:
- the LOC131159554 gene encoding annexin D2, which produces MATLTLPRPIPSPAEDSEQLRKAFAGWGTNEALIIKILAHRNAAQRKLIRQTYAETYGEDLLKALDKELSSDFERAVLLWTLDPAERDAFLANEATKRATSNNWVILEIACTRSSHDLFLVRQAYHARYKKSLEEDVAYHTTGDIRKLLVPLVSSFRYEGVDEINMTVAKSEAKILHEKISEKAYNHEELIRILTTRSKAQLNATLNHYNNSFGNAINKDLKTDPKDEYLKLLRATIKCLTCPEKYFEKVLRLAINRLGTDEWALTRVITTRTEVDMQRIKEEYHRRNSVPLDRAIAGDTSGDYEKMLLALIGHGSA; this is translated from the exons atggcaACCCTTACGCTGCCTCGGCCGATCCCTTCTCCCGCTGAGGATTCCGAGCAACTGAGGAAAGCTTTCGCAG GATGGGGAACAAATGAGGCATTGATCATCAAGATTTTGGCTCATAGGAACGCAGCACAACGTAAATTAATTCGTCAAACTTACGCAGAAACTTATGGGGAAGACCTCCTTAAAGCACTTGACAAGGAGCTTTCAAGTGACTTTGAG AGAGCAGTACTGCTATGGACACTCGACCCTGCTGAACGTGATGCATTTTTAGCTAATGAAGCTACAAAGAGAGCGACTTCAAACAATTGGGTTATCTTGGAAATAGCCTGTACCAGGTCTTCACATGACCTATTTTTGGTGAGGCAAGCCTATCATGCTCGTTATAAGAAATCCCTTGAAGAAGATGTTGCATATCACACAACTGGGGACATCCGCAAG CTTTTGGTGCCTCTTGTGAGCTCATTTCGATATGAGGGAGTTGATGAGATAAACATGACGGTggccaaatcagaagcaaagatacTTCATGAGAAAATCTCGGAGAAGGCTTACAATCACGAGGAGCTCATCAGGATCTTGACCACAAGGAGCAAAGCACAGCTCAATGCAACACTCAATCACTACAACAATTCATTTGGAAATGCTATCAACAAG GATCTGAAGACTGATCCCAAGGATGAATACCTCAAGTTACTGAGAGCAACAATAAAGTGCTTGACATGCCCTGAGAAATACTTTGAGAAGGTTCTACGTTTGGCCATCAACAGACTGGGGACGGATGAATGGGCTCTTACCAGAGTCATCACAACAAGGACAGAGGTTGACATGCAGCGCATTAAAGAGGAGTACCACAGAAGGAACAGTGTCCCTCTGGATCGGGCAATCGCAGGAGATACTTCTGGTGACTATGAGAAAATGCTTCTTGCCCTAATTGGGCATGGCAGTGCTTGA